The nucleotide sequence GAACCTGTCCAAGACCCGCTTCCTGGCCGCGGCCAGCCACGATTTGCTGCAGCCGCTCAACGCCGCGCGGCTGTTCGCCGCCGGCGCCGAACAGGGCAGCGCCAGCGCCCAGAGCACCGCGCTGCAGCAGATCCAGATGTCGCTGGAGGCGGCCCAGGCCCTGCTCGAACCGCTGCTGGATATCTCCAAGATCGACGCCGGCGCGTGGGACGTCAAATACCAGGCGTTCCCGCTGTCGCGCATCCTCGACCCACTCACTCGCGAGTTCGATGTACTGGCCCGCAATGCGGGGCTCGTCCTGCATGCCGTGCCCTCGAACGCCTGGGTCCGGAGCGACCCCAACCTGCTGCGCCGGATTCTGCAGAACTTCCTGTCCAATGCGGTGCGCTACACCGAGACCGGCCGCGTGCTGATCGGCGTGCGGCGCCGGGCCGATCACGTGCGTATCGAGGTCTGGGATACCGGCCCCGGCATTAGCGAGGACCAGCTCGAATCCGTTTTCGAGGAATTCCAGCGCGGCACCTCGAGCCATGCCTCCGGCGAGCGCGGCCTCGGCCTCGGTCTATCCCTGGCCGACCGCATGGCCCGGCTGCTGGGCCACGAGATCAAGGTCAATTCCAAGCCGGGGCACGGCACCGTGTTTCGCATTCATATCGAACGCGTGGCGCCGGAAACCCCGGCCGCGGATTCACCGGCAACCGAACCGGTCGCCGCCCAGCCGATCCACCGCGCATTGTGCGTGGACGACGACAACGCATCGCTGGACGCACTGGTCGGCCTGCTCAAACGCTGGGACATCGATTGCATGACTGCGCCGCCCGAGGACGCCCACGCCCTTCTCGCCGACGAGCCGTTCGATATCGCGATCTTCGACTACGACCTCGGGGAACACAACGCCAACGGGCTGGAGCTGATCGAATCGCTGGGTCAGCGCTTCCAGGACACGCGCTTCATCCTGGTCACGGCCAATCGCAGCCAGGACATCATCGCCCGTGCCGAGGCCATGAACATCGGCCTGGTCTACAAACCGATTGGGCCGGAGAAACTCCGCGAAACCGTGCGCCGACCAGTGCGCGGCGGCGAAATCGAAGCCGTATGAACCAATGGGCGGGTGACAGCCCGCGGCGCCCTTTGACCGAACCGTTGCAGGTCGGATTAGCCGAAGGCGTAATCCGACCAGTTGAGCCGCTCTGCCATAGGCGAGTGAACCAGCCCACCGGGCATGGCCTGTCGGCTTACGGCCTGCGGCCTAAGCCGACCTACGCGCGTTGATCAAGCTGTTGCAGGTCGGATTAGCCGGAGGCGTAATCCGACAAGCCGGCCGGCCGCTCAGGCCCGCCGATGGACTGGAATCCACGAGGCATGGCTGTCGGCTTACGGCCTGCGGCCCAAGCCGACCTACGCGCGTTGATCGAGCTGTTGTAGGTGGATTAGCCAGAGGCGTAATCCGACAAGCGAGCCGCTCTGTCAGGGAAGATGAGCCCGACCCGCGAGGCACGCCCTGTCGGCTTACGGCCTGCGGCCTAAGCCGACCTACGCGCGTTGATCGGGCGGTTGTAGGTCGGATTAGCCGGAGGCGTAATCCGACAAGCGGGCCGCTCTGGGATAGGCGATTGAGCCGACCCACGGGGCGCGGCCTGTCGGCTTACGGCCTGCGGCCTAAGCCGACCTACGCGCGTGGATCGGGCTGTTGTAGGTCGGATTAGCCGAAGGCGTAATCCGACAAGCGGGCCGCTCTGGTACGGGCGATGGGCCGCCCCAACGGGTACGGCCTGTCGGCTTACGGCCTGCGGCCCAAGCCGACCTACGCGCGTGGATCGGGCTGTTGTAGGTCGGATTAGCCGAAGGCGTAATCCGACAAGCGAGCCGCTCTGTCAGGGAAGATGAGCCCGACCCGCGAGGCACACCCTGTCGGCTTACGACCTGCGGCCCAAGCCGACCTACGCGCGTTGATCGGGCGGTTGTAGGTCGGATTAGCCGGAGGCGTAATCCGACACGCGGGGTGCTCTGGTACGGGAGATGGGCCATCCCACCGGGCGCGCGGCCTGTCGGTTTACGGCCTGCGCAGCAGGCCCGCCGACGATGGGCGCGCGTGATGTGCGGTTTCGTGCCGGCTCAGGAGTTCGAGTCGTTCAACTCGCGGCGGGCGTAATTGCCCCAGTCGATCTCCAGACTGCGCGCGGCGATCACGGCCTGGGTGCGCGTATGCACTTCCAGCTTGCGCAGTATCGCGGTGATATGGGCCTTGACCGTAGCCTCGGAAATATCGAGATCGATCGCAATCTGCTTGTTGAGCAGGCCATCGGTGAGCATCATCAGTACCCGCTGTTGCTGCGGGGTGAGGGTGGCGAGTTTCTCGGTGAAGCTGTCCTTGTCCGGCTCCGCGTTCTCCGCATGCTCGGGAATCCAGCGCTGGCCCGACAGCACCGCCGCAATGGCCTCGGCCATGGTCTCGGGCGACGACGATTTCGGGATGAACCCGGCCGCGCCATGTTCGAGCGAGGCCTGAGCAATACTCGCGTCCTCGTGCGCGGATACCACGATAACCGGCAGTGACGACGCCACGCTGCGCGCATGCACCAACGCCGAATAGCCGCGCGCGCCCGGCATGTTCAGGTCAAGCAGCAACAAGTCGGCGTCGCCATGACTATCCGCGAGCAAGGCGGTCAATTCATCGACGCTGCCCACGGTCAATAGTTCAGGCTCCCCCAGCGCCTGGGACACGGCCTGGCTGAGCGCGGTGCGAAACAGCGGATGGTCGTCGGCAATGATGACCCGATGTGCGCTTCCGGCTTTTGAACTTGTATTCATATAGTAGACGGCCTCGGCGTTTTTCCCCCACCCATCATATACGACCTAGCGATGATAGACCTATTGCTGATAGTGGCAGCCGGCGGATCGTTGCACCGTACAGAGATACGCTGAAGAGTGTTGCGCCCGACTGCTTGCAAACAGCTTATCTGAATCCCGCCGCTTCGCGAACCGGCGGCGGGGGAAGTCGCGCTGTATGTGCGTTCCGCGCCTCGATCACGCATCGACCCATAGTTATTTTCAATCGGTTTCTGCGCTGCATTGCCGCGTTCAATACCCTCCGTCCCGGGGCCTGTTGTCGATTCCGGCGACGCCGCGTTGCGTCACCAGCCGGATCCCCCTAGCCTTCGTTGTATTGCTCATACCCACAAACTCCATATGCCGACGCGCCATTTGGTATTCGACGTCAACGAAACATTGCTCGACCTGTCGACGCTGGACCCGGTATTCGCCGACTTGTTCGGTGACCCGCACAGCCGCAGGGAATGGTTCGCAAGCCTGCTGCATTGGTCCACCGTTACGACCCTGACCGGATCGTTTGTCGATTTCACCCGGCTTGCCGGTCATTGCCTGGATCAACTGGCCACCCGGCGCGAGATCGCGCTTGATGCCGGTCAACGCCAGCGCGTGTTCGACGCCGTCGCCACGCTGGCGCCGCATGATGATGTACGCCCCGCCCTGGCGCGACTGCGCGCGGCCGGCTTCACGCTGACCGCGCTGACCAATTCCGCCCAATCGACCGTTGATGCACAATTCGCCAACGCCGGCCTCGATGCGGCATTCGACAACGTGCTTTCCGTGGAGAGCGCCGGCTGTTACAAGCCGCATCCGGCGGCATACGGCGTCGCTCTGAAGGCCCTGGACGCCACTCCCGAATCCCTGCGCCTGATCGCCTGCCACGATTGGGACGTCACCGGCGCATTACGCGCCGGTCTCAAGGCCGCCTTCGTCGCCCGCGGCGACGGCTCGCTCAATGCCGCCGGAGAACGCCCCGACATCGTGGGCCACGGCCTGGCGGACGTCGCCGAGCGCATCATCGCAGCCGACCAACGCGCGTAGGTCGGCTTAGGCCGCAGGCCGTAAGCCGACAGGCCATGCCTCGCGGGTCGGGCTCATCTTCCCTGGCAGAGCAGCCCGCTTGTCGGATTACGCCTTCGGCTAATCCGACCTACAACAGCCCGATCCACGCGCGTAGGTCGGCTTAGGCCGCAGGCCGTAAGCCGACAGACCGCGCCTCGCGGGTCGGGCTCATCTTCCCTGGCAGAGCAGCCCGTTTGTCGGATTACGCCTTCGGCTAATCCGACCTACAACAGCCCGATCCACGCGCGTAGGTCGGCTTAGGCCGCAGGCCGTAAGCCGACAGGCCGCGCCCCGTGGGTCGGCTCAATCGCCTATCCCAGAGCGGCCCGCTTGTCGGATTACGCGTCCGGCTAATCCACCTACAACAGCCCGATCAACACGCGTAGGTCGGCTTAGGCCGCAGGCCGTAAGCCGACAGGCCATGCCCGGTGGGCCGGTTCAATCGCCTATTGCAGACCGGCCCGCTTGTCGGATTACGCCTTCGGCTAATCCGACCTACAGCAGCCCGATCGATGCGTACGGGGCCGGGCTCAGGCGTCGTTGGATGTGCCATCCGCGGCGTCATTTTCGCCGGGATGGCTTCGGGTCTGGCGTGGGTCCTGGCCGGCGTCGAGCTCGCGCAGCCGTCTCAGCTTTTCACCGATCTTGATCTCGAGGCCGCGCGGGGCCGGTTCGTAATAGCGCGTGCCGACCAGCGCTTCCGGCAGGTAGGTTTCTCCGGCGGCATACGCCTCGGTCTCGTTATGGGCGTAGCGGTAGCCTTCGCTGTAGCCGAGATCCTTCATCAGGCGCGTGGGGGCGTTGCGGATGTGCATCGGCACTTCCAGCGAGCCGCGGTTCTTGGCATCCGCCCAGGCCGCGTTGAAGGCCATGTACACCGCATTCGACTTGGGCGCACAGGCCATATAGGCCGCCGCCTGCGCAATCGCCAGCTCACCTTCCGGCGATCCGAGCCGTTCGTAGGTTTCCCAGGCATCGAGGGCGATACGCAGGGCGCGCGGATCGGCGTTGCCGATATCCTCACTGGCCATACGCGTGACGCGCCGGGCGACATAGCGCGGGTCGGCGCCAGCCTCGAGCATGCGCGACAACCAGTACAGGGCGGCATCGGGGTCGGTGCCGCGCACGCTCTTGTGCAGCGCCGACATCTGGTCGTAGAAGTAGTCGCCGCCCTTGTCGAAACGGCGCAGGCCCGCGCTGAGTACTTCTTCCAGCTCGGCCTGGGTCACGACGCGCTCGTCGGTGCCGGCGGCAATCTCGGCGGCCAGTTCGAGCAGGTTCAGCGCGCGGCGGGCATCGCCGTCGGATCGCGCGGCGAGTTGATCGCGCAGCGCATCATCCATGGTCACGCCGAGCGCGGCAAGCCCGCGCTCCGAATCGCTCAGCGCTCGGTCGATCAAAAGTCGGATCGAATCGGCATCCAGCGCCCGCAGTACGTAGGTTCGCGTGCGCGACAGCAGCGCGTTATTGACCTCGAACGAGGGATTTTCCGTGGTGGCGCCGACCAGAACCAGGGTGCCGTCCTCGACGTAGGGCAACAAGCCATCCTGTTGCGCCTTGTTGAAGCGATGCACCTCGTCGACGAACAGCAACGTGCCCTCGCCGCTGGTTTGTTGTGCCTTCTGGGCTTCGGCGACGGCGGCCCGAATGTCCTTGACGCCGGCCATGACGGCCGAAATCTGCACGAAGCGCATGGCCACGCGCGCGGCGAGCAGGCGGGCCAGCGTCGTCTTCCCGGTGCCCGGCGGGCCCCAGAGGATCATGGAATGGATGCGACCGGCAGCCAGCGCGCGCGTCAGCGGCTTTTCCGGCCCGAGGATATGTGTCTGGCCGACATACTCTTCGAGCGTCGCCGGGCGCATGCGATCTGCCAGCGGGCGCGCGCTCGGCTCCGCGCCGGTCGCCAAGTCGATTTCCTGTTGTGTTGACACGAGATATTCTGCGTTGCGCTGTGAATGCGGGACGCGCGCCGGCCGGGCCGGTCGCGCCGTCGATCGCTGATCGATATCGCGCGAATGTAACACCCGGGCGCACCGGGCGCGCCCGGATTCAGGCGCGCTTTCGGCCCACCGTACCCAGACGGGCGGTCACCCATGCGACCCAGTCAATACCCAACACGCGAAGCAGCACAAGGGCCACGACTGCCCCGGCCGTATCGGCCATCCAGTCGTACGGGTCGCCGTCGCGGTAGCCGCTGGCCCACTGCATGATCTCGGTGCCGGCGGCAAAGACCGACAGCGCGATCAGCACGCGGAACGGCATGCGCAGATACAGCGCGCCGAACCAGGCGCCCATGACGAGAAAGGCAGAGCCGTGTTCGAATTTATCGAAAAATGGGATGCCCGGCGCGGACGGCGGATTCGGCATCAGGCAGCCGTAGACGAAGATCGCGCACAAAACCAGACCGAGCGCCCACCACAGCCGCCGCACCTGGCGCGTGCTCAATGGGACGTACCCTGCCCGCCATTCCCATTCGCGCGGCCGTCCACCACTTCCACGTTATTCGGCACCTTCAGGGTGAACTTCGATTCCGGGATTTTCGGATTGATCTTGACGTTGCCGAAGCTGATGCTGGTGGTCTGCCCAAGGTGGTCGTGCAGCTTCATCAGCGCCGGTACGTCGTTCTTCAAACCCAGATCCACGGATTTGAAATCGGTGTCCTTGGCTTTGGGTGTCAGGTGCACCCAGGTCAGCCCGTCGCGCTGGCCGCCATTGGTGATCTTGAACGCGTCGTTCAGGGCTTCGCCTCCAGTCAGCAACAGCGCGGGGGTCGCCTTGAGCGTGGCGCCGATATCGCGCACCGTCACCTGCGCCAGATCGACGTCGTAGAACTTGAAGACCTTGCCGTTGCTGACAATGATCTGCTTGTAGGGTTTTTTGTATTCCCAGCGGAATTTCTTCGGCCGCGACAGCAGGAACGTGCCGCTGGCCTGCTGCACGATATTGCCGTTGTCGTCGCGCTGGACCTGCTGGAAATCGGCCGACAGCGTATTGACCTTGTTGTAGAAACCCTGGAGGGCCTTGGAACCCGACTCGGCCTGGGCCAGACCGGCAACGCAGAAAAGCATCACAAACGCGACGAGCCAGCGGGTCATCCGCATACCTGAATCCTCGATGTCACGGGCGGACAACTCGATGGCCGCCGTCGAATAGAATGGCGATGATGCCGGCGAGCGTGGCGACGCCGCCGTGAATC is from Salinisphaera sp. LB1 and encodes:
- a CDS encoding response regulator transcription factor; amino-acid sequence: MNTSSKAGSAHRVIIADDHPLFRTALSQAVSQALGEPELLTVGSVDELTALLADSHGDADLLLLDLNMPGARGYSALVHARSVASSLPVIVVSAHEDASIAQASLEHGAAGFIPKSSSPETMAEAIAAVLSGQRWIPEHAENAEPDKDSFTEKLATLTPQQQRVLMMLTDGLLNKQIAIDLDISEATVKAHITAILRKLEVHTRTQAVIAARSLEIDWGNYARRELNDSNS
- a CDS encoding haloacid dehalogenase type II — its product is MPTRHLVFDVNETLLDLSTLDPVFADLFGDPHSRREWFASLLHWSTVTTLTGSFVDFTRLAGHCLDQLATRREIALDAGQRQRVFDAVATLAPHDDVRPALARLRAAGFTLTALTNSAQSTVDAQFANAGLDAAFDNVLSVESAGCYKPHPAAYGVALKALDATPESLRLIACHDWDVTGALRAGLKAAFVARGDGSLNAAGERPDIVGHGLADVAERIIAADQRA
- a CDS encoding replication-associated recombination protein A, which encodes MRPATLEEYVGQTHILGPEKPLTRALAAGRIHSMILWGPPGTGKTTLARLLAARVAMRFVQISAVMAGVKDIRAAVAEAQKAQQTSGEGTLLFVDEVHRFNKAQQDGLLPYVEDGTLVLVGATTENPSFEVNNALLSRTRTYVLRALDADSIRLLIDRALSDSERGLAALGVTMDDALRDQLAARSDGDARRALNLLELAAEIAAGTDERVVTQAELEEVLSAGLRRFDKGGDYFYDQMSALHKSVRGTDPDAALYWLSRMLEAGADPRYVARRVTRMASEDIGNADPRALRIALDAWETYERLGSPEGELAIAQAAAYMACAPKSNAVYMAFNAAWADAKNRGSLEVPMHIRNAPTRLMKDLGYSEGYRYAHNETEAYAAGETYLPEALVGTRYYEPAPRGLEIKIGEKLRRLRELDAGQDPRQTRSHPGENDAADGTSNDA
- a CDS encoding VanZ family protein, which produces MSTRQVRRLWWALGLVLCAIFVYGCLMPNPPSAPGIPFFDKFEHGSAFLVMGAWFGALYLRMPFRVLIALSVFAAGTEIMQWASGYRDGDPYDWMADTAGAVVALVLLRVLGIDWVAWVTARLGTVGRKRA
- the lolA gene encoding outer membrane lipoprotein chaperone LolA; protein product: MTRWLVAFVMLFCVAGLAQAESGSKALQGFYNKVNTLSADFQQVQRDDNGNIVQQASGTFLLSRPKKFRWEYKKPYKQIIVSNGKVFKFYDVDLAQVTVRDIGATLKATPALLLTGGEALNDAFKITNGGQRDGLTWVHLTPKAKDTDFKSVDLGLKNDVPALMKLHDHLGQTTSISFGNVKINPKIPESKFTLKVPNNVEVVDGRANGNGGQGTSH